From a single Serratia surfactantfaciens genomic region:
- the moeB gene encoding molybdopterin-synthase adenylyltransferase MoeB, with translation MLPELTDAEALRYNRQIVLRGFDFDGQEKLKAARVLIAGLGGLGCAAAPYLAAAGVGHLVLVDFDTVSLSNLQRQILHRDDRIGMSKVASARQELSAINPHIRIDAIDGRLEDDAVAAEIAACDLVLDCTDNVAARDALNRLCHAQRKPLVSGAAIRMEGQLSVFTYQPGEPCYRCLSRLFGDSALTCVEAGVMAPLVGTIGTLQAMEAIKLLADYGQPLRGKLLMFDAMSMQFREMKLPKDPHCEVCGGK, from the coding sequence ATGCTGCCGGAACTGACCGACGCCGAAGCGCTGCGCTACAACCGCCAGATCGTGCTGCGCGGCTTTGACTTCGACGGCCAGGAGAAACTGAAGGCCGCCCGCGTGCTGATCGCCGGGCTGGGCGGGCTGGGCTGCGCCGCCGCGCCTTACCTGGCGGCGGCCGGCGTCGGCCATCTGGTGCTGGTGGATTTCGACACCGTCTCGCTCTCCAACCTGCAGCGCCAGATCCTGCACCGCGACGATCGCATCGGCATGAGCAAGGTCGCCTCGGCCAGGCAGGAACTGAGCGCCATCAACCCGCATATCCGCATCGACGCGATCGACGGCCGTTTAGAAGATGACGCGGTCGCGGCAGAGATCGCCGCCTGCGATCTGGTGCTGGACTGCACCGACAACGTGGCGGCGCGCGATGCGCTGAACCGTCTGTGCCACGCGCAGCGCAAGCCGCTGGTTTCCGGCGCGGCGATCCGTATGGAGGGCCAGCTCAGCGTATTCACCTATCAGCCAGGCGAACCCTGCTACCGCTGCCTGAGCCGATTGTTCGGCGACAGCGCCCTCACCTGCGTTGAAGCGGGCGTGATGGCGCCACTGGTCGGCACTATCGGCACTCTGCAGGCGATGGAAGCCATCAAGCTGCTGGCCGACTATGGTCAGCCGCTGCGCGGCAAACTGTTGATGTTCGATGCGATGAGCATGCAGTTCCGCGAGATGAAACTGCCAAAGGATCCGCACTGCGAAGTGTGCGGCGGGAAATGA
- a CDS encoding ABC-F family ATPase — MLSTNNITMQFGSKPLFENISVKFGGGNRYGLIGANGCGKSTFMKILGGDLAPSGGNVFLDPNERLGKLRQDQFAFEQYSVLDTVIMGHTELWAVKEERDRIYALAEMSEEDGYKVADLEVAYGEMDGYSAEARAGELLLGVGIPVEQHYGPMSEIAPGWKLRVLLAQALFSDPEILLLDEPTNNLDIDTIRWLENVLNERNSTMIIISHDRHFLNMVCTHMADLDYGELRVYPGNYDEYMTAATQARERLLADNAKKKAQINELQSFVSRFSANASKSKQATSRARQIDKIQLEEVKASSRQNPFIRFEQDKKLFRNALEVEALTKGFDEGPLFNKLNLMVEVGEKVAVLGANGIGKTTLLKTLVGDAQPDSGTVKWSENARIGYYAQDHEYEFDDTLSVFDWMSQWKQEKDDEQAVRSVLGRLLFSQDDIKKKVKVLSGGEKGRMLFGKLMMQRPNILVMDEPTNHLDMESIESLNMALEMYEGTLIFVSHDREFVSSLATRILEITPNKVIDFTGNYEDYLRSQGIV, encoded by the coding sequence GTGTTAAGCACTAACAACATCACCATGCAGTTCGGCAGTAAGCCGCTGTTTGAAAACATCTCTGTCAAATTCGGCGGCGGCAACCGTTACGGCCTGATCGGCGCCAACGGCTGCGGCAAGTCCACCTTTATGAAAATCCTCGGCGGCGATCTGGCACCGAGCGGCGGTAACGTGTTCCTCGATCCGAACGAGCGCCTGGGTAAACTGCGTCAGGACCAGTTCGCCTTCGAGCAGTACAGCGTGCTGGACACCGTGATCATGGGCCACACCGAACTGTGGGCGGTGAAGGAAGAGCGCGACCGCATCTACGCCTTGGCGGAGATGAGCGAAGAAGACGGCTATAAAGTGGCCGATCTGGAAGTGGCCTACGGCGAAATGGACGGCTACAGCGCCGAAGCGCGTGCCGGCGAACTGCTGCTCGGCGTCGGCATCCCGGTGGAACAACACTACGGTCCGATGAGCGAAATTGCGCCAGGCTGGAAACTGCGCGTGCTGCTGGCGCAGGCGCTGTTCTCCGATCCGGAAATCCTGCTGCTCGACGAACCGACCAACAACCTGGACATCGACACCATTCGCTGGCTGGAAAACGTGCTCAATGAGCGCAACAGCACCATGATCATCATTTCGCACGACCGTCACTTCCTGAACATGGTCTGCACCCACATGGCGGATCTGGACTACGGCGAACTGCGCGTTTATCCGGGCAACTACGACGAATACATGACCGCCGCCACTCAGGCGCGTGAGCGTCTGCTGGCGGACAACGCCAAGAAGAAGGCGCAGATCAATGAGCTGCAATCGTTTGTCAGCCGCTTCAGCGCCAACGCCTCCAAATCCAAGCAGGCCACCTCACGTGCCCGCCAGATCGACAAGATCCAGCTGGAAGAGGTGAAAGCCTCCAGCCGTCAGAACCCGTTCATCCGTTTCGAGCAGGACAAGAAGCTGTTCCGTAACGCGCTGGAAGTGGAAGCGCTCACCAAGGGCTTCGATGAAGGTCCGCTGTTCAACAAGCTGAACCTGATGGTGGAAGTGGGTGAGAAGGTCGCGGTGCTGGGCGCCAACGGCATCGGTAAAACCACTCTGCTGAAAACGCTGGTAGGCGACGCGCAGCCGGACAGTGGCACCGTGAAGTGGTCGGAAAACGCCCGTATCGGTTACTACGCGCAGGATCACGAATACGAGTTCGACGACACTCTGAGCGTGTTCGACTGGATGAGCCAGTGGAAGCAGGAAAAAGATGACGAGCAGGCGGTGCGTAGCGTGCTGGGCCGTCTGCTGTTCAGCCAGGACGACATCAAGAAGAAAGTGAAGGTGTTGTCCGGTGGCGAGAAGGGCCGCATGCTATTCGGCAAGCTGATGATGCAGCGCCCGAATATTCTGGTGATGGACGAACCGACCAACCACCTGGATATGGAATCCATCGAATCGCTGAACATGGCGCTGGAGATGTACGAAGGCACGCTGATCTTCGTCTCCCACGACCGTGAGTTCGTCAGCTCGCTGGCGACGCGAATTCTGGAAATCACCCCGAACAAGGTGATCGACTTTACCGGCAACTACGAAGACTATCTGCGCAGCCAGGGTATCGTGTAA
- a CDS encoding DUF924 family protein yields MHKQVIEFWFDEIEPIMWFKKDDDFDRLLHSRFGEIWRAAAAGELAHWRDTIEGRLAEVIVLDQFSRNLFRGTPQSFACDGMALVLAQEAIRSGECERLSREQRGFLYLPFMHSESPLIHQQALVLYTELNNGDQLEFELRHKAIIDRFGRYPHRNAILGRTSTPEEEAFLQQPGSGF; encoded by the coding sequence ATGCATAAACAGGTTATCGAGTTCTGGTTCGACGAGATAGAACCCATCATGTGGTTCAAAAAGGACGACGACTTCGATCGTCTGCTGCACAGCCGCTTCGGCGAAATCTGGCGGGCGGCGGCGGCGGGGGAGCTGGCGCACTGGCGCGACACCATCGAGGGACGCTTGGCGGAGGTGATCGTGCTCGATCAGTTCAGCCGCAACCTGTTCCGCGGCACGCCGCAGTCGTTCGCCTGCGACGGCATGGCGCTGGTCCTGGCGCAGGAAGCGATCCGCAGCGGCGAGTGCGAACGGCTGAGCCGCGAGCAGCGCGGCTTCCTCTATCTGCCGTTCATGCATTCGGAATCGCCGCTGATTCACCAACAGGCGCTGGTGTTATATACCGAGCTCAATAACGGCGACCAGCTGGAGTTCGAGCTGCGGCATAAGGCGATTATCGATCGCTTCGGCCGCTACCCGCATCGCAACGCGATATTGGGGCGCACCAGCACGCCGGAAGAAGAGGCCTTTTTGCAGCAGCCAGGCTCGGGTTTTTAA
- the moeA gene encoding molybdopterin molybdotransferase MoeA, whose protein sequence is MDHCHTSDLISLEQALEKMLGQIAPLQQTESVALTAAAGRITAAPVVSPLDVPPFANSAMDGYAVRLADLQAGVPLPVAGKAFAGAPFNGEWPANSCVRIMTGAPIPAGAEAVVMQEQAEVSDQGIRFSTPAEAGQNIRLAGEDIRRGASVLPAGVKLGAAQLPLLASLGVAEVQVMRKLKVAVFSTGDELQPVGQPLQAGQIYDTNRFAVRLMLEQLGCEVLDLGIIRDDRDALRAAFTQADSQADVVISSGGVSVGEADYTKQMLDELGQVSFWKLAIKPGKPFAFGKLGHAWFCGLPGNPVSAALTFYQLVQPLLAKLAGHSDWRLPPRLRARALTPLKKSPGRLDFQRGVFSSNAAGELEVSTTGHQGSHVFSSYSQGNCFIVLERERGSVAAGEMVEIEPFNALLRS, encoded by the coding sequence ATGGATCATTGCCATACTTCCGATCTCATCTCCCTGGAGCAAGCGCTGGAAAAAATGCTCGGGCAGATCGCCCCGCTGCAGCAAACCGAATCCGTCGCCCTGACCGCCGCCGCCGGCCGCATCACCGCCGCGCCGGTAGTCTCGCCGCTCGACGTGCCGCCGTTCGCCAACTCGGCGATGGACGGCTATGCGGTGCGCCTTGCCGATTTACAGGCTGGCGTGCCGCTGCCGGTCGCCGGTAAGGCCTTCGCCGGTGCGCCGTTCAACGGCGAGTGGCCAGCCAACAGCTGCGTGCGCATCATGACCGGGGCGCCGATCCCGGCCGGCGCGGAGGCGGTAGTCATGCAGGAACAGGCCGAAGTGAGCGACCAGGGCATACGTTTTAGTACACCGGCAGAAGCCGGCCAGAATATCCGTCTGGCGGGCGAAGACATTCGCCGGGGCGCGAGCGTGTTGCCGGCCGGCGTGAAGCTGGGCGCCGCGCAGCTGCCGCTGTTGGCTTCGCTCGGGGTCGCTGAAGTGCAGGTGATGCGTAAGCTGAAGGTTGCGGTGTTCTCCACCGGCGACGAGCTGCAGCCGGTCGGCCAGCCGCTGCAGGCGGGCCAGATCTACGACACCAACCGCTTCGCGGTGCGCCTGATGCTGGAACAGCTGGGCTGTGAAGTGCTCGATCTCGGCATTATTCGCGACGATCGCGACGCGCTGCGCGCCGCCTTTACACAGGCGGACAGCCAGGCCGACGTGGTGATCAGCAGCGGCGGCGTCTCGGTCGGCGAAGCCGACTACACCAAACAGATGCTCGACGAACTGGGCCAGGTCAGCTTCTGGAAGCTGGCGATCAAACCCGGCAAACCGTTCGCCTTCGGCAAACTGGGCCACGCCTGGTTCTGCGGCCTGCCGGGCAACCCGGTTTCCGCCGCCCTGACCTTCTACCAGCTGGTGCAACCGCTGCTGGCGAAGCTGGCCGGCCACAGCGACTGGCGCCTGCCGCCGCGCCTGCGCGCGCGGGCACTGACACCGCTGAAGAAATCGCCGGGCCGCCTCGACTTCCAGCGCGGGGTGTTCAGCAGCAACGCCGCGGGCGAACTGGAGGTGAGCACCACCGGCCACCAGGGTTCGCACGTGTTCAGCTCCTACAGCCAGGGCAACTGTTTCATCGTGCTGGAGCGCGAACGCGGTTCGGTGGCGGCGGGTGAAATGGTGGAGATCGAGCCGTTCAACGCCCTGCTGAGGAGCTGA
- a CDS encoding dipeptide ABC transporter ATP-binding protein: MTDVSFQPAGGGGLSLPPQRVLSVRDLSISFPQSEGAVEAVRNLSFDLDRGETLAIVGESGSGKSVTSLGLMRLVEQGGGRIVSGAMTLRRRDGALFDLARASQSTLRRVRGADMAMIFQEPMTSLNPVFPVGEQIAESLRLHQGMDHRSARQEALRMLDLVRIPEAKEVLGRYPHQLSGGMRQRVMIAMALSCKPALLIADEPTTALDVTIQAQILQLIRVLQREMQMGVIFITHDMGVVAEIADRVLVMRRGEQVEQNRVRELFAAPQQDYTRALLAAVPKLGAMADRPLPAKFPLPGDEGDEAPQDTVPPSAAPILQVEHLVTRFDLRGGLFNRVTRRVHAVENVSFDLYPGETLGLVGESGCGKSTTGRSLLKLVDSQSGTITFAGRRIDQLKEPALQHLRRDIQFIFQDPYASLDPRLTVGFSIMEPLLVHNVMRGREAERRVAWLLERVGLLPEHARRYPHEFSGGQRQRICIARALALNPKVVIADEAVSALDVSIQAQIVNLLLDLQREFGIAFLFISHDMAVVERISHRVAVMYLGQIVEIGPRQAVFDNPQHPYTRKLMAAVPVADPAHAHKRQPLPVDEIPSPVRALGDEPVTAPLVQVGAGHFVARHPIAGAF; encoded by the coding sequence ATGACCGACGTTTCATTCCAGCCCGCCGGCGGCGGCGGGCTGTCATTGCCGCCGCAGCGTGTGCTGTCGGTGCGCGATCTGAGCATCAGTTTTCCTCAATCGGAAGGCGCCGTGGAAGCGGTGCGCAACCTGTCATTCGATCTCGATCGCGGCGAGACGCTGGCGATCGTCGGTGAGTCCGGCTCCGGCAAATCGGTCACTTCGCTGGGGCTGATGCGGTTGGTGGAGCAGGGCGGCGGGCGCATCGTCAGCGGCGCCATGACGCTGCGCCGCCGTGACGGCGCGCTGTTCGATCTGGCGCGCGCCTCGCAGAGCACGCTGCGCAGGGTGCGCGGCGCTGACATGGCGATGATCTTCCAGGAGCCGATGACCTCGCTCAACCCGGTGTTTCCGGTCGGCGAGCAGATCGCTGAATCGCTGCGCCTGCATCAGGGGATGGATCACCGCAGCGCGCGCCAGGAGGCGCTGCGCATGCTCGATCTGGTGCGTATTCCGGAGGCCAAAGAGGTGCTGGGGCGCTACCCGCACCAGCTTTCCGGCGGCATGCGCCAGCGGGTGATGATCGCCATGGCGCTCTCCTGCAAGCCGGCGCTGCTGATCGCCGATGAACCCACCACCGCCCTCGACGTCACCATTCAGGCGCAGATCCTGCAGCTGATCCGCGTGCTGCAACGGGAGATGCAGATGGGGGTGATCTTCATTACTCACGATATGGGCGTGGTGGCCGAGATCGCCGACCGGGTGCTGGTGATGCGCCGTGGCGAACAGGTGGAACAGAATCGGGTGCGTGAGCTGTTCGCCGCGCCGCAGCAGGACTACACGCGGGCGCTGCTGGCGGCGGTGCCGAAGCTGGGGGCGATGGCCGATCGCCCGCTGCCGGCGAAGTTTCCGCTGCCGGGTGACGAGGGCGATGAAGCGCCGCAGGATACCGTGCCGCCGAGTGCCGCGCCGATCCTGCAGGTGGAGCATCTGGTCACGCGTTTTGATCTGCGCGGCGGGTTGTTCAATCGGGTTACTCGCCGGGTACACGCGGTGGAAAACGTCAGTTTCGATCTTTACCCCGGCGAGACGCTGGGACTGGTGGGCGAGTCCGGCTGCGGCAAGTCCACCACCGGGCGCTCTTTGCTGAAGCTGGTGGACAGCCAGAGCGGCACCATCACCTTCGCCGGGCGGCGAATCGATCAATTGAAGGAGCCGGCGCTGCAGCACCTGCGGCGCGATATTCAGTTCATCTTTCAAGATCCTTACGCCTCGCTCGATCCGCGCCTGACGGTCGGTTTCTCCATCATGGAGCCGCTGCTGGTGCACAACGTGATGCGCGGCCGGGAGGCGGAGCGGCGCGTGGCCTGGCTGCTGGAACGCGTCGGCCTGCTGCCGGAGCATGCGCGCCGCTACCCGCACGAGTTTTCCGGTGGCCAACGCCAGCGCATCTGCATCGCACGCGCGCTGGCGCTGAACCCGAAAGTGGTGATCGCCGACGAGGCGGTCTCGGCGCTGGACGTGTCGATTCAGGCGCAGATCGTCAATCTGTTGCTCGATCTGCAGCGCGAGTTCGGCATCGCTTTTCTGTTCATTTCACACGACATGGCGGTGGTGGAACGCATCAGCCACCGGGTGGCGGTGATGTACCTCGGGCAGATCGTTGAAATCGGCCCGCGCCAGGCGGTGTTCGACAATCCTCAGCACCCCTACACCCGCAAGCTGATGGCGGCGGTGCCGGTGGCCGATCCCGCTCACGCCCACAAACGGCAGCCGTTGCCGGTCGATGAGATCCCCAGCCCGGTACGCGCGCTGGGTGATGAACCCGTTACCGCACCGCTGGTGCAGGTTGGCGCCGGGCACTTTGTCGCCCGCCACCCGATCGCCGGTGCTTTTTAA
- the gsiB gene encoding glutathione ABC transporter substrate-binding protein GsiB, whose product MKHTFKRNALLAAVLLAAGTGPVWAAKDAVIAVASNFTTLDPYDANDTLSQAVAKSFYQGLFGFDKDMKLVNVLADSYEVSKDGLTYTVKLRQGIKFHDGTAFNAEAVKVNLDRASNPDSHLKRYNLFKMIDKTEVVDANTVKIVLKAPFSAFVNNLAHPAAAIISPAALKQYGKEIGFHPVGTGPYQFETWNQTDFVKVKKFDGYWQPGLPKLDSITWRPVVDNNTRAAMLQTGEATFAFPIPYEQAKVLEGNAKLDVVAAPSILQRYISMNVTQKPFDNPKVRQALNYAINKDALIKVAFAGYAVPAEGPVPPAIDFAARYKPWPYDPAKARELLKEAGYPNGFTTTLWSSHNHSTAQKVLQFTQQQLAQVGVKVTVTAMDAGQRAAQVESVGVKDTGVRMFYTGWSASTGEADWALSPLFSTQAAPPKQFNTAFYSNPQVDKDLTDALATTDRAEKQKLYQDAQDRIWADAPWIFLATERLLSANSKQLSGFYVMPDTSFNFDNADLK is encoded by the coding sequence ATGAAGCACACATTCAAACGCAATGCGCTGTTGGCCGCCGTACTGCTGGCGGCGGGAACCGGCCCGGTCTGGGCGGCCAAGGACGCGGTGATCGCCGTGGCGTCCAACTTCACCACCCTCGATCCTTACGACGCCAACGACACGCTGTCGCAGGCGGTGGCCAAGTCTTTCTATCAGGGGCTGTTCGGCTTCGACAAGGACATGAAGTTGGTGAACGTGCTGGCGGACAGCTATGAGGTCAGCAAAGACGGCCTGACCTACACCGTTAAACTGCGCCAGGGCATTAAATTCCACGACGGCACCGCGTTCAACGCCGAGGCGGTGAAGGTTAACCTCGACCGCGCCAGCAACCCGGACAGCCACCTCAAGCGCTACAACCTGTTCAAGATGATCGACAAAACCGAGGTGGTGGACGCCAATACGGTGAAAATCGTGCTGAAGGCGCCGTTCTCGGCGTTCGTCAACAATCTGGCGCACCCGGCGGCGGCGATCATCTCGCCGGCGGCGCTGAAGCAATACGGCAAGGAGATCGGTTTCCACCCGGTCGGCACCGGGCCGTACCAGTTCGAGACCTGGAACCAGACCGATTTCGTCAAGGTGAAGAAGTTCGATGGCTACTGGCAGCCAGGGCTGCCGAAGCTCGACAGCATCACCTGGCGCCCGGTGGTGGATAACAACACCCGCGCGGCGATGTTGCAGACCGGCGAGGCGACCTTCGCCTTCCCGATCCCTTACGAGCAGGCCAAGGTGCTGGAAGGCAACGCCAAGCTGGACGTGGTGGCCGCGCCGTCGATCCTGCAGCGTTACATCAGCATGAACGTCACCCAAAAGCCGTTCGATAACCCGAAGGTGCGTCAGGCGCTGAACTACGCCATCAACAAGGACGCGCTGATCAAGGTAGCGTTTGCCGGCTATGCGGTGCCGGCGGAAGGGCCGGTGCCGCCGGCGATCGACTTCGCCGCCCGCTATAAGCCGTGGCCGTACGATCCGGCCAAGGCGCGCGAGCTGCTCAAAGAGGCCGGCTATCCGAACGGTTTCACCACCACGCTGTGGTCGTCCCACAACCACAGCACCGCGCAGAAGGTGCTGCAGTTCACTCAGCAGCAGCTGGCGCAGGTCGGGGTGAAAGTGACGGTGACGGCGATGGACGCCGGGCAGCGCGCGGCGCAGGTGGAAAGCGTCGGGGTGAAAGACACCGGCGTGCGGATGTTCTATACCGGCTGGTCGGCCTCGACCGGGGAGGCCGACTGGGCGCTGTCGCCGCTGTTCTCCACTCAGGCGGCACCGCCGAAGCAGTTCAACACCGCGTTCTACAGCAACCCGCAGGTGGACAAGGATCTGACCGACGCGCTAGCGACCACCGATCGCGCCGAGAAACAGAAACTGTACCAGGACGCGCAGGATCGCATCTGGGCCGACGCGCCCTGGATCTTCCTGGCGACCGAACGTCTGTTGTCGGCCAACAGCAAACAGCTGAGCGGTTTCTACGTGATGCCGGATACCTCGTTCAACTTTGATAACGCCGATCTGAAATAA
- a CDS encoding isoaspartyl peptidase/L-asparaginase family protein produces MSKPVIAIHGGAGAITRAALSAEKERQYIQALSEIVAAGQAILAQGGSALDAVTEAVRLLEECPLFNAGKGSVFTHQGTHELDACVMDGRTCDAGAVAGVGRIRNPVLAARAVLENSEHVLFAAEGAEKFAAAHGLEMVPPDFFFTQERFDQLHRAQAEQGRVWLDHDGAAQAGDPLDPDRKFGTVGAVALDALGNLAAATSTGGMTNKQAGRVGDTPIIGAGCYANNATVAVSSTGTGEIFMRGVAAYDVSALIEYAGLSLQEASDRVVMEKLPALGGSGGMIAVDRHGNIALPFNSEGMYRGFGYVGDAPSVGIYR; encoded by the coding sequence ATGAGCAAACCAGTGATTGCCATTCATGGCGGCGCGGGCGCAATTACCCGGGCGGCGCTGAGTGCGGAAAAGGAACGGCAGTATATTCAGGCGTTGTCCGAAATCGTGGCCGCCGGGCAGGCGATATTGGCGCAGGGCGGCAGCGCGCTGGACGCGGTGACCGAAGCGGTGCGGCTGCTGGAGGAATGCCCGCTGTTCAACGCCGGCAAAGGGTCGGTGTTTACCCATCAAGGCACCCACGAGCTGGATGCCTGCGTGATGGACGGCCGCACCTGCGATGCTGGCGCCGTCGCCGGCGTCGGCCGCATTCGCAACCCGGTGCTGGCGGCGCGCGCGGTGCTGGAAAATAGCGAACACGTGCTGTTTGCCGCCGAAGGCGCCGAGAAGTTCGCCGCCGCCCACGGCCTGGAAATGGTTCCCCCCGATTTCTTCTTCACTCAGGAACGCTTTGATCAGCTGCACCGCGCCCAGGCGGAGCAGGGCCGGGTATGGCTCGATCACGACGGCGCGGCGCAGGCCGGCGATCCGCTCGATCCCGATCGCAAATTCGGCACGGTCGGCGCAGTGGCGCTGGATGCGCTGGGCAACCTCGCCGCCGCCACCTCCACCGGCGGCATGACCAACAAACAGGCCGGCCGGGTGGGCGACACGCCGATCATCGGCGCTGGCTGTTATGCCAACAATGCCACGGTGGCGGTTTCCAGCACCGGCACCGGCGAAATCTTCATGCGCGGCGTGGCGGCCTATGACGTCTCCGCTCTGATCGAATACGCCGGCCTCAGTTTGCAAGAGGCCAGCGATCGGGTGGTGATGGAGAAACTGCCGGCGCTCGGCGGCAGCGGCGGCATGATCGCCGTCGATCGCCACGGCAATATCGCGCTGCCGTTCAACAGCGAGGGGATGTACCGCGGTTTTGGCTATGTCGGCGATGCGCCGTCCGTCGGGATTTATCGCTAA
- a CDS encoding alpha/beta hydrolase family protein, with product MRVATGMLSVLALWSGLAMAQSAALTLPREDKSSIRYYLDAAVPGETSPALLVILQGSDCNSVRHIRLVAPMRQVLPAADLLTVEKYGIDDRLPYSEDVPRRDCPDAFVQRDTPQQRVSDVTQVLQTVIKQNGYRQVAVLGGSEGAVIANLVTASSGRIDATLAFSGGGRWFIDDVRHSAAGAPAEEKAGLNAFLQQVLAAPPFPLNASDHGYGWWHGMLSIDQLATLRSIKTPVLIVQGGQDRAVSPGAVGKMIAELRAAGKTNITYRNYSALDHVMRRENGDSEMTRVVADMRAWLEQQLR from the coding sequence ATGAGAGTGGCGACAGGCATGCTGAGCGTATTGGCGCTGTGGAGCGGGCTGGCGATGGCGCAATCTGCGGCGCTGACGCTGCCGCGGGAAGACAAATCGAGTATTCGTTACTATCTGGATGCCGCCGTGCCTGGGGAGACGTCGCCGGCGCTGCTGGTGATCCTGCAAGGCTCGGATTGCAACAGCGTGCGGCATATTCGTCTGGTCGCGCCAATGCGGCAGGTGTTACCGGCCGCAGACCTGCTGACGGTGGAGAAATACGGCATCGACGACCGGTTGCCGTACAGCGAAGACGTGCCGCGGCGGGATTGTCCGGACGCTTTCGTGCAGCGCGACACGCCGCAGCAGCGGGTGAGCGATGTCACCCAGGTGCTCCAGACGGTGATTAAGCAAAACGGCTATCGACAGGTTGCGGTGCTGGGGGGCAGCGAAGGGGCGGTGATCGCCAATCTGGTGACGGCCTCCTCGGGCCGGATTGACGCCACCCTGGCGTTCAGCGGCGGCGGACGATGGTTCATCGACGACGTGCGCCACAGCGCCGCCGGCGCGCCGGCGGAAGAGAAAGCCGGGCTGAACGCATTTTTACAGCAGGTGCTGGCGGCGCCGCCGTTCCCACTGAACGCCAGCGATCATGGCTATGGCTGGTGGCATGGCATGCTGAGCATCGATCAGCTCGCCACCCTGCGCAGCATCAAGACGCCGGTGCTGATCGTGCAAGGCGGCCAGGATCGTGCCGTTTCGCCGGGGGCGGTCGGGAAAATGATCGCCGAGCTGCGGGCCGCAGGCAAAACGAATATCACCTACCGGAATTATTCGGCATTGGACCATGTGATGCGGCGCGAGAACGGCGACAGCGAGATGACGCGGGTGGTAGCGGATATGCGCGCGTGGCTGGAGCAGCAGCTGCGTTGA
- the gsiC gene encoding glutathione ABC transporter permease GsiC → MLNYFLKRLLGLIPTLLIVAVLVFLFVHLLPGDPARLAAGPEADEAVVQLVRKDLGLDKPLPQQFAHFFVNALRGDFGISMVSKRPVSEEIASRFMPTFWLTVASMLWAVAFGLAIGVVSAVWRNRWPDRLGMTLAVSGISFPAFALGMLLMQVFSVELGWLPTVGADSWRHYILPSVTLGAAVAAVMARFTRASFVEVLQEDYMRTARAKGVRESVVVMKHGLRNAMIPVVTMMGLQFGFLLGGSIVVEKVFNWPGLGRLLVDSVEMRDYPVIQAEVLLFSLEFILINLLVDMLYAAINPAIRYQ, encoded by the coding sequence ATGCTCAATTATTTTCTGAAACGACTGCTGGGCCTGATCCCGACGCTGCTGATCGTGGCGGTGCTGGTGTTTCTGTTCGTCCATCTGTTGCCGGGCGATCCGGCGCGGCTGGCGGCGGGGCCGGAGGCCGACGAGGCGGTGGTGCAACTGGTGCGCAAGGATTTGGGGCTGGATAAGCCGCTGCCGCAGCAGTTCGCGCACTTCTTCGTCAACGCGCTGCGGGGCGACTTCGGCATCTCGATGGTGTCCAAACGGCCGGTGAGCGAAGAGATCGCCTCACGCTTTATGCCGACCTTCTGGCTGACCGTGGCCAGCATGCTGTGGGCGGTGGCGTTCGGTCTGGCGATCGGCGTGGTGTCTGCGGTGTGGCGCAACCGCTGGCCGGATCGTCTCGGCATGACGCTGGCGGTGTCGGGGATCTCGTTCCCGGCCTTTGCGCTCGGCATGCTGTTGATGCAGGTGTTCTCGGTCGAGCTGGGCTGGCTGCCGACGGTGGGCGCCGACAGCTGGCGGCACTACATTCTGCCTTCGGTAACCCTGGGGGCGGCGGTGGCGGCGGTGATGGCGCGCTTCACCCGCGCTTCGTTCGTCGAGGTGCTGCAGGAGGACTACATGCGCACCGCGCGCGCCAAGGGCGTGCGGGAAAGCGTGGTGGTGATGAAACACGGCCTGCGTAACGCGATGATCCCGGTGGTGACCATGATGGGGCTACAGTTCGGCTTCCTGCTCGGCGGTTCGATCGTGGTGGAGAAGGTATTCAACTGGCCGGGGCTGGGGCGGTTGCTGGTGGACTCGGTGGAGATGCGCGATTACCCAGTGATCCAGGCTGAGGTGCTGCTGTTCTCGCTGGAGTTCATCCTGATCAACCTGCTGGTGGATATGCTGTACGCGGCGATCAACCCGGCGATTCGTTACCAATGA